DNA sequence from the Candidatus Limnocylindrales bacterium genome:
ACGACAACACCGCGTACCACACCCCGCCCGTGGAGCGCTTGACCGTCAGCTCGGTCGGCACCTTTTCGCCCGTCGACGGAACCTGCGGCCGGCCGTTGGTCGGGATCTGGATCGTCGTCTCATCGACCCAGCGCGGGAGTCCGGGGCCCCAGCTTCCCGGTTCCAGCGACCACTCCATCTTCGGCTTGCCGGCGTTGGCGGCCATCCGATAGACGCGGATCGCTCCGGGGCTGCTGACGCGATCGGCGGAGGTCGTCACGAAGTAGTTGCCGTCGGGCGAGAACACCGGCGCCGAATCCAGCGTGGCGGCGGCGCCGTCGGCGCGCCGCACGAGCAGGTGCCGGGAGCCCTGCTTGGACAGCTCGAAGACGACGAACGAATCCGCGTTGCGGACGTAGTCGATCAGGCTGTATTGCGTACCCGGGTCCGATGGCGAGCTGCCCCGCGCGTCCTGGAAGCGCCGCTTCTTCCCGCCCGCCAGCTCGAGCACCAGCACGCCGTCGGTACGGTCGGCAAAGCGGTCGAGCTTGGACCATCGCTGCTTTTCGATGGCGCGAGCGCAGCGTCCGGCATCATCGAGGCCGGCGCAGACGCTTTCCTGCCTGGTCGAAAGACCGATGCCCTGCCAAGGCTGGCTCGGCGACAGCGTCGCCGCGCAGCCGGCAGCAACGCCGGCCGCGACCAGAGCTGCGGCGACACGTGCGCTTGCGGTCAAAACCACCCTCCTCTTGCGGTCATCGCCGGCGTAGCGGCAGCACGCGATGTCCATCAAGGACAGTGGCAGAGTCCCGACCGCGAGGTCAAGCACCCTGCGCGCACGCACTCGCCGTTCTTCACTCGTCCAATACCGCGAATTGTGGCGCATAGGTCACGAGCCCGCGCACTCCGGCGAGGCCGCCCGGCTGCACCTCTGCAACCATGAACTGATCACCGTCGGTATAGAGGCAGGCAAGCCCGAAGCGCGAGGCGGGCACGAAGCCGAAGCGCGCGTAGTACGCCGGGTTGCCGAGCACGACGCAGAAGGAGCACGCATGCAGCCGCGCCTGCTCGAGGCCCGCTCGCACGAGGGCAGCGCCGGCGCCAAGACGCTGGAAACGCGGCAGCACGGCCAGCGGCGCCAGCCCGAGCGCCGTCGAGATGTCGCTTCGGCCCGCGATCGCCACCGGACTCATGAGCACGTGCCCGACGACCGTCTCGTCGCGCTGCGCCACGAGCGAAATGCGGTCCTGCCCTGCACGCACCAGCGCCGCGAC
Encoded proteins:
- a CDS encoding N-acetyltransferase — translated: MHRVRPATAGDLEAICRIHQAAFATGAEARLVAALVRAGQDRISLVAQRDETVVGHVLMSPVAIAGRSDISTALGLAPLAVLPRFQRLGAGAALVRAGLEQARLHACSFCVVLGNPAYYARFGFVPASRFGLACLYTDGDQFMVAEVQPGGLAGVRGLVTYAPQFAVLDE